The Thalassoroseus pseudoceratinae genome has a segment encoding these proteins:
- a CDS encoding M14-type cytosolic carboxypeptidase, producing the protein MKRYFLFLFFLVVLSSNPLVAQESIRVVSDFEGASVRVLEIDQESRRISFMPGGDPERGWPCWWYFRVDGITPDENITLRLHGSLASVGKQKPLSASWAMPKYATYSVDGKTWNHSEAGRRDGEWMIYQITPETNSVYVAWGPPFTPKTAAAFVRKMGQRSPYATATELCRSRQDRSVPMLHIKEGDRSNKQRFGVWVQARQHAWESGSSWVAQGFAEWVLSDDEQASWLRKHAEIFIVPIMDIDNTATGNGGKNSIPHDHNRDWSATPHWNEVRAAQQNVKGLINEGRMDVFLDLHNPAPGDPSFFYVLPREMLKEPMISLRDRFIELAYSRISQIKPLIPMSNKPKVTGASYHPLWKQISTNWVSMHGNPHTVSLCLETIWNSKNSTTSGYKSVGANLAAAVREYLAERPVRP; encoded by the coding sequence ATGAAACGCTATTTTTTGTTCCTCTTTTTCCTGGTTGTCTTGAGTAGCAACCCGCTGGTCGCACAGGAATCGATCCGTGTTGTTTCGGATTTTGAAGGGGCGTCGGTTCGTGTCCTGGAGATTGACCAGGAGTCTCGTCGTATCAGTTTCATGCCGGGTGGTGATCCAGAACGTGGATGGCCATGTTGGTGGTATTTTCGAGTCGATGGTATTACACCGGACGAAAACATCACGTTGCGTTTGCATGGATCACTCGCGTCCGTCGGGAAACAGAAACCACTCTCGGCTTCGTGGGCCATGCCCAAATACGCAACTTACTCAGTTGATGGCAAAACATGGAACCACAGCGAGGCTGGTCGTCGCGATGGCGAGTGGATGATCTATCAGATCACACCGGAGACAAACTCGGTGTATGTGGCCTGGGGGCCGCCTTTCACGCCTAAGACCGCTGCGGCGTTTGTTCGCAAAATGGGTCAGCGATCTCCGTATGCCACCGCAACCGAGTTGTGTCGATCTCGACAGGACCGAAGTGTACCGATGCTGCACATCAAAGAAGGCGACCGCTCCAACAAGCAACGCTTCGGTGTCTGGGTTCAAGCAAGACAGCATGCTTGGGAAAGTGGTTCCAGTTGGGTGGCTCAAGGTTTCGCAGAGTGGGTTCTCAGCGATGATGAGCAGGCGTCCTGGCTACGAAAACATGCCGAGATTTTTATTGTGCCGATAATGGATATCGACAATACCGCGACCGGGAACGGCGGCAAAAACTCCATCCCGCATGATCACAATCGAGATTGGTCCGCGACGCCACATTGGAACGAAGTCCGTGCGGCTCAGCAGAATGTGAAGGGGCTGATTAACGAGGGCCGAATGGATGTCTTTTTAGATCTGCATAATCCGGCTCCCGGCGATCCTAGTTTCTTCTATGTGCTGCCTCGTGAGATGTTGAAAGAACCTATGATCAGTCTTCGTGATCGGTTTATAGAACTCGCTTATTCGCGGATCAGCCAGATCAAACCGTTGATCCCGATGAGCAACAAACCCAAAGTGACTGGTGCAAGTTACCATCCATTGTGGAAGCAGATCAGCACAAACTGGGTCAGCATGCATGGCAATCCACACACCGTCAGCCTGTGTTTAGAGACGATCTGGAATTCGAAGAACAGCACCACAAGCGGTTACAAATCCGTCGGGGCGAATCTCGCCGCCGCGGTTCGTGAATACCTCGCTGAACGTCCCGTCCGACCGTGA
- a CDS encoding Gfo/Idh/MocA family protein, producing MQTSSIDRRRFLASTLLGGSAAALMPFAGESTAQEVSTRSAANDIGVGCIGMRYQGSVIANKAAMYGKIVAVCDVDRHVRDQAKASFGSTPRAFEDYRDLLKRKDVDVVTIGTPDHWHTKMVIDACRAGKDVYCEKPLTLTIEEGQQLQRVVEETGRVVQVGSWQRSDHRFRLAVEMIRQGRIGKLTRVDVVLGKNKTGGPFQSGEAPHNLNWDLWQGQTPDVPYIQERCHYTFRWWKEYSGGQMTDWGAHHLDIAQWAIDSLPVEIQGNAKWPKVQDGYNVPIDFNVTYQYENGVTMTVADEGRNGILFTGDEGRIFVNRGTVSGKPVEELAKHPLERQDWKVYEFDNLDRPERAGKLDAIVNHMGNFFDCIRTRKKPISDVESQHRSVSTCHLGNIALQLGRTLKWNPQTEEFIDDTTANALRRRDQREGFETA from the coding sequence ATGCAGACCTCATCAATCGATCGTCGTCGCTTTCTGGCTTCGACTCTTCTCGGTGGTTCAGCGGCCGCTTTGATGCCGTTTGCCGGCGAGAGCACGGCTCAAGAAGTCTCCACTCGAAGTGCCGCCAACGATATCGGTGTCGGTTGCATCGGCATGCGATACCAAGGGAGCGTCATCGCGAACAAGGCGGCGATGTATGGCAAGATTGTTGCCGTCTGCGATGTCGATCGTCATGTTCGGGACCAAGCCAAAGCGAGTTTCGGCAGCACACCGCGAGCTTTTGAAGATTATCGAGATCTGCTGAAACGGAAAGATGTCGATGTCGTCACCATCGGCACGCCGGACCATTGGCATACGAAGATGGTGATCGACGCGTGTCGGGCCGGAAAAGATGTGTACTGTGAAAAACCACTCACGCTAACAATCGAGGAAGGTCAGCAACTACAACGAGTGGTTGAGGAAACCGGGCGAGTTGTCCAAGTTGGTTCGTGGCAACGCAGTGATCATCGTTTTCGGCTGGCCGTCGAAATGATTCGCCAAGGAAGAATTGGAAAGCTGACGCGAGTCGATGTCGTTCTGGGCAAGAACAAGACCGGCGGTCCGTTTCAGTCCGGCGAAGCGCCTCACAATCTCAACTGGGATCTCTGGCAGGGCCAAACACCGGACGTGCCCTACATTCAAGAACGCTGTCACTACACGTTTCGCTGGTGGAAAGAGTATTCCGGTGGCCAAATGACCGACTGGGGTGCTCACCATCTCGACATCGCACAGTGGGCGATTGATAGTCTCCCAGTCGAAATTCAGGGCAACGCCAAGTGGCCGAAAGTTCAAGACGGCTACAACGTCCCGATCGATTTCAACGTGACATATCAATACGAGAACGGTGTCACGATGACGGTGGCGGATGAAGGCCGAAACGGGATTCTCTTTACCGGCGACGAAGGACGAATTTTCGTGAACCGTGGCACGGTGTCAGGGAAACCCGTTGAAGAGTTGGCTAAACATCCGCTCGAGCGGCAAGACTGGAAGGTTTACGAATTTGACAACCTCGACCGCCCCGAGCGAGCCGGCAAGCTTGATGCGATTGTCAATCACATGGGGAATTTCTTCGACTGCATCCGAACTCGCAAAAAGCCGATCTCAGACGTCGAGAGTCAGCATCGTAGCGTAAGCACATGTCATCTTGGAAACATCGCTCTTCAACTTGGCCGAACACTGAAATGGAATCCACAGACGGAAGAATTTATCGACGATACAACCGCCAATGCCCTTCGCCGTCGGGATCAACGTGAAGGATTTGAAACCGCGTAA
- a CDS encoding alpha/beta hydrolase family protein: MSIDRPASLQRDVPMISRRRLLMSIGANAAAIPVLNWLAPSAFAADTSEPMQRFPRMVQEWFIAQVRESERRHIEQLDQLKTKADAEKYVANLRKRIRKSFGANPKRTPLKPRVTKRIERDGYRIENVIFESRPGFPVTANLYIPSDTSKPLPAVVGTCGHSTNGKAETAYQSFAQGLARQGYVCLIYDPIGQGERLQYTTDDLKSEVGVGVREHLHAGNQQFLVGEFLGSWRAWDGIRALDYLLTRPEVDKERVGVTGNSGGGTMTTWLCGVEPRWTMAAPSCFVSTFRRNMENELPQDTEQCPPEALALNLDHDSFLAAMAPHPVIILAKERDFFDVRGSEETYERLRRLYRLLGAEDQVALFVGPTGHGFSQENREAMYSWFNRATGLAEDKSTGEFDGTLTTTADVNFSAEPKLTIEKDETLWCTEKGQVDTLDGTRTVFDFTREKSKQLAATRGNPKDAALTQAITDVLKLPTQLGGVPDYRNWRYLSSRGYPSKYAMAYTVETEPGIQAIVYRLTKERWHSRPPRAGKRAMLYVSHLSSDVELREEPLIREVMQAEPETPFFTCDVRGIGESRPETCNPGSFHTAYGNDYFYAIHSVMLDRPYLGQKTFDVLRVLDWLASLGHTEIHLVSRGWGALAATFAAVMSDRVQQVTLKNTLTSYSAIAESEHYDWPLSTLLPNVLSRFDLPDCYTALRAKRLRMIEPWGAESAKHDS, encoded by the coding sequence ATGAGTATTGATCGACCGGCCTCACTCCAACGGGACGTTCCCATGATTTCCCGCCGCCGATTGCTGATGTCAATCGGTGCAAACGCGGCGGCCATACCCGTCTTGAATTGGTTGGCTCCGTCAGCGTTCGCGGCGGACACCTCCGAGCCGATGCAGCGATTTCCACGCATGGTGCAAGAGTGGTTTATTGCACAGGTCAGAGAATCGGAACGGCGGCACATTGAGCAATTGGATCAACTGAAAACGAAAGCCGATGCAGAGAAGTACGTTGCCAATCTTCGGAAGCGGATTCGGAAATCTTTCGGAGCAAACCCGAAACGAACACCGCTCAAACCACGAGTCACGAAGCGAATCGAGCGTGATGGTTATCGCATCGAGAATGTCATTTTCGAGAGTCGCCCTGGTTTCCCAGTCACAGCGAACTTGTACATTCCAAGCGACACATCGAAACCGCTGCCGGCGGTTGTTGGTACCTGTGGACACTCTACCAACGGCAAAGCGGAGACGGCCTATCAGTCGTTCGCACAGGGTTTGGCACGACAGGGATATGTGTGCTTGATTTACGATCCCATTGGGCAAGGGGAACGGTTGCAGTACACAACGGACGACCTGAAGTCCGAAGTTGGAGTCGGTGTCCGAGAGCACTTGCATGCGGGGAATCAACAGTTTCTCGTCGGCGAGTTCTTGGGGTCTTGGCGAGCTTGGGACGGGATTCGTGCATTGGATTATTTGCTGACGCGTCCCGAAGTCGACAAGGAACGGGTCGGCGTGACCGGGAATTCGGGCGGTGGCACGATGACTACGTGGCTGTGTGGTGTCGAGCCACGTTGGACGATGGCCGCTCCCAGTTGTTTCGTGTCGACATTCCGTCGCAACATGGAAAACGAATTGCCCCAAGATACCGAACAATGTCCACCGGAAGCTCTCGCATTGAATTTGGACCATGACAGCTTTCTCGCGGCGATGGCTCCGCATCCGGTGATTATTCTCGCCAAAGAACGGGACTTCTTCGATGTGCGCGGTTCGGAAGAAACCTACGAACGGTTGCGGCGGTTGTATCGGCTCCTTGGTGCCGAAGATCAAGTGGCTTTGTTCGTCGGACCAACCGGCCATGGGTTCTCGCAAGAGAATCGGGAAGCAATGTACTCGTGGTTCAATCGAGCAACGGGACTCGCCGAAGACAAATCGACCGGGGAGTTCGACGGCACACTCACCACCACTGCCGATGTTAACTTCAGTGCCGAACCGAAACTTACCATCGAGAAGGATGAGACGCTCTGGTGTACCGAAAAAGGACAGGTCGACACACTAGACGGTACTCGAACGGTGTTCGACTTTACGCGGGAGAAGTCGAAACAATTGGCCGCTACTCGGGGGAACCCGAAAGACGCGGCGTTGACGCAAGCCATCACAGATGTTTTGAAACTCCCAACTCAACTCGGCGGCGTTCCGGATTACCGGAATTGGCGATATCTCAGTTCGCGAGGTTACCCGTCGAAATACGCGATGGCTTACACGGTCGAAACCGAACCTGGGATTCAAGCGATTGTCTATCGGCTGACCAAGGAACGATGGCATTCACGACCGCCGCGAGCGGGCAAACGGGCGATGCTTTATGTGTCGCATCTTTCCAGCGATGTCGAGTTGCGGGAAGAACCGTTGATCCGCGAGGTCATGCAGGCAGAACCGGAGACGCCCTTTTTCACATGCGACGTTCGCGGGATTGGGGAATCACGCCCGGAGACGTGTAATCCCGGATCGTTTCACACCGCATACGGCAACGACTACTTCTACGCGATTCATAGTGTAATGTTGGATCGTCCGTACTTGGGTCAGAAGACGTTCGACGTTTTGCGAGTTCTCGATTGGTTGGCGTCGCTCGGCCACACGGAGATTCACTTGGTCAGTCGGGGATGGGGAGCGCTTGCAGCGACGTTTGCCGCCGTGATGTCTGATCGAGTTCAACAAGTGACGTTAAAGAACACGCTGACTTCGTACTCCGCGATTGCCGAGAGCGAACACTATGATTGGCCTCTCTCGACTTTGCTGCCGAACGTGTTATCACGTTTCGACCTCCCGGATTGCTACACGGCATTGAGAGCCAAGCGATTGCGAATGATTGAGCCTTGGGGAGCCGAATCCGCGAAGCACGATTCATGA
- a CDS encoding error-prone DNA polymerase, with the protein MPDPPPNQRRIPELPAILPFPQPRGDCVVKTDDSRPLPQRREASPPPTSSNRYAELHCRTNFSFQEGASHADELVNQAVRQGLAALAITDRNSLAGVVRAHTAAKAVELKLLIGAEVTPADGPPVVLWVTDRAAYGHLSRLLTVGRRRSKKGECHLTCNDIAEHADGLIAGVVLRSLLSSDDETRMEALATYRDIFGDRCYGLVSRHLGPNDEVLMRRQLRWANAARVPAVASNNVRFHEPNRRYLHDVLTAVKHHCTVADLGRRGLSNAECYLKSPDDMHTLFAEHPELVRRTMEIANRCHFRLDELRYEYPTELSPSDQTPLEYLTKLTWQGANERYPQGVPGKVRQLLEHELALIEELHYEAYFLTVWDLVRFARSKEILCQGRGSAANSAVCYCLGVTAVDPYRMDTLFERFISKERDEAPDIDVDFEHERREEVIQYVYNKYGRHRAGLAATVVTYRPRSAIRDIGKALGLSLDRVGLLAKTIGVYKMEGDPNERLREAGLDPDSKLAKRLLFLLTELQGFPRHLSQHTGGMVITEHRLDELVPIENAAMPDRTVIQWDKDDLEALGLLKVDVLALGMLTAIRRCFDFLKQDYNLPMTLADVPAEDPAVYDMACQADTIGVFQIESRAQMAMLPRLKPRCFYDLVIEVSLVRPGPIQGDMVHPYLRRRAGLEEVEFPNDRVRDVLKKTLGVPIFQEQAMKLAVVAAGFTPGEADELRRAMAAWRRKGVIEKFQQKLKDGLLANGYSPDFADRLYNQIQGFGEYGFPESHAASFALLVYVSAWLKCHYPAVFTAALLNSQPMGFYAPSQLVSDVRKHGVDVRPADVNHSDWDCTLEPMGQKQEFALRLGFRTIKGFSQLDAERLVTARGGTPFRSFHDLSHRSGLTSTVLKRLAGADAFSSLQLNRREALWQALPDQTPQPLLDRSEPDATVPELPKLSKWEEVLADYRTGGLSLKGHPVQFFRDQLTDRGAVTAASLTQRPDGSRCKIAGLVLLRQRPGSARGVTFITLEDETGTANLIIWPDTWERHHTAARRAQAMFITGRVQRQGIVTHVVTETIEDLSQTLAGVPIPARNFH; encoded by the coding sequence ATGCCTGATCCACCCCCCAATCAACGGCGGATTCCTGAACTGCCTGCAATCTTACCGTTCCCGCAGCCACGGGGAGATTGCGTTGTCAAAACAGACGATTCGCGACCGCTGCCGCAGCGTCGTGAAGCGAGCCCACCGCCCACGTCGTCGAACCGCTATGCCGAGTTGCACTGTCGCACGAACTTTTCATTTCAGGAAGGAGCTTCGCATGCGGACGAGTTGGTCAACCAAGCTGTTCGGCAAGGATTGGCGGCGTTGGCGATTACCGATCGGAACAGTCTCGCAGGTGTCGTGCGGGCTCACACCGCGGCCAAGGCCGTCGAATTAAAACTTCTGATCGGGGCTGAAGTCACTCCCGCGGATGGTCCGCCCGTTGTGCTGTGGGTGACCGACCGAGCGGCTTACGGTCATCTCTCTCGATTGCTAACTGTCGGACGACGACGTTCCAAGAAAGGCGAATGTCATTTGACATGCAACGATATCGCCGAGCATGCCGACGGTTTGATTGCAGGGGTCGTGTTGCGATCGTTGTTGTCGAGCGATGACGAAACCCGAATGGAAGCGTTGGCAACATATCGAGACATTTTTGGCGATCGCTGTTACGGATTGGTGTCGCGGCATCTGGGACCGAATGACGAGGTTCTCATGCGGAGGCAGTTGCGATGGGCAAACGCGGCTCGCGTTCCCGCTGTGGCGTCGAATAATGTGCGATTCCACGAACCGAATCGGCGTTACCTCCACGATGTGTTGACGGCCGTGAAACATCACTGCACCGTCGCCGACTTGGGACGCCGCGGACTTTCCAATGCGGAGTGTTATCTCAAATCGCCAGACGACATGCACACCTTGTTCGCGGAGCATCCGGAACTCGTTCGCCGCACGATGGAGATCGCCAACCGTTGTCATTTCCGTCTTGATGAACTGCGATACGAGTACCCAACGGAACTTTCTCCTTCCGACCAAACGCCGTTGGAATATCTCACCAAGCTGACATGGCAGGGAGCCAACGAACGCTATCCGCAGGGAGTGCCGGGGAAAGTTCGGCAACTGCTCGAACACGAATTGGCATTGATCGAGGAACTCCATTACGAAGCGTATTTTCTCACCGTCTGGGACTTGGTGCGGTTTGCCCGTTCCAAAGAGATTCTCTGCCAAGGTCGTGGGTCGGCGGCGAACAGTGCGGTCTGTTATTGCTTGGGAGTGACGGCGGTCGATCCCTACCGAATGGATACGCTGTTCGAGCGGTTTATCAGCAAGGAACGCGATGAAGCCCCAGATATCGATGTGGACTTTGAACACGAACGCCGTGAGGAAGTGATTCAATACGTCTACAACAAATACGGTCGGCATCGTGCGGGATTGGCGGCAACGGTTGTGACGTATCGTCCGCGATCGGCCATTCGGGACATCGGCAAAGCATTGGGGTTGTCGCTCGATCGAGTGGGTTTGCTCGCCAAGACCATCGGCGTTTACAAGATGGAAGGCGACCCCAATGAACGACTCCGCGAAGCCGGTCTCGATCCCGATTCCAAACTTGCGAAACGACTGCTGTTTTTACTAACCGAACTGCAAGGGTTTCCGCGTCATCTCTCGCAGCACACCGGCGGCATGGTGATTACAGAACATCGACTGGATGAACTTGTGCCGATCGAAAACGCCGCCATGCCCGACCGCACCGTCATTCAATGGGACAAAGACGATCTCGAAGCGTTGGGACTTTTGAAAGTCGATGTGTTGGCGTTGGGAATGCTGACGGCGATTCGGCGTTGCTTTGATTTCTTGAAGCAAGATTACAACTTGCCGATGACGCTCGCCGATGTGCCCGCCGAAGACCCCGCCGTCTACGACATGGCTTGTCAGGCGGATACGATCGGTGTGTTCCAAATCGAATCTCGCGCTCAAATGGCGATGCTGCCACGACTGAAACCGCGATGTTTTTACGATCTTGTGATCGAAGTTTCGCTCGTCCGCCCCGGGCCGATTCAAGGGGACATGGTGCATCCGTATTTGCGACGGCGAGCCGGTTTGGAGGAAGTCGAATTTCCCAATGACCGCGTGCGGGATGTGCTCAAAAAAACTCTCGGCGTGCCAATCTTCCAAGAACAGGCCATGAAACTGGCGGTGGTCGCTGCGGGGTTCACACCGGGGGAAGCGGATGAACTCCGGCGAGCCATGGCGGCGTGGCGACGGAAGGGTGTGATCGAAAAGTTCCAACAGAAACTCAAAGACGGTTTGCTCGCCAACGGCTATTCACCCGATTTTGCCGACCGATTGTATAACCAGATTCAGGGCTTTGGTGAGTACGGTTTTCCCGAAAGTCACGCGGCGAGTTTCGCGTTGTTGGTTTACGTGTCGGCATGGTTGAAATGTCATTACCCGGCGGTGTTCACGGCGGCCCTGTTGAACTCTCAACCGATGGGGTTTTACGCTCCGTCCCAGTTGGTTTCCGACGTCCGCAAGCATGGCGTTGACGTTCGGCCTGCCGATGTCAATCACAGCGATTGGGATTGCACGCTCGAACCCATGGGACAAAAGCAGGAATTCGCACTTCGCCTCGGTTTTCGTACGATTAAAGGGTTCTCGCAACTGGATGCGGAACGATTGGTGACTGCTCGCGGGGGCACGCCATTCCGCTCGTTTCACGACCTTTCGCATCGCAGCGGATTGACTTCAACGGTCCTCAAACGGCTTGCCGGAGCCGATGCGTTTTCCTCACTGCAATTGAATCGTCGCGAAGCTCTTTGGCAAGCGTTACCAGATCAAACACCGCAACCATTGCTCGACCGTAGCGAACCGGATGCCACAGTCCCGGAGCTGCCCAAGTTGTCGAAATGGGAGGAAGTTCTCGCCGACTATCGCACCGGCGGGCTATCGCTCAAAGGGCATCCGGTGCAATTTTTTCGAGATCAACTGACCGATCGCGGAGCCGTCACCGCCGCCAGTTTGACACAACGACCAGATGGTTCACGATGCAAGATCGCGGGACTTGTGTTGTTGCGTCAACGGCCTGGTAGTGCGCGAGGCGTGACATTTATCACTCTCGAAGACGAAACCGGCACCGCCAATCTGATCATCTGGCCGGATACGTGGGAACGTCATCACACCGCCGCGCGACGCGCTCAGGCTATGTTCATCACCGGTCGAGTGCAACGACAAGGCATCGTCACACACGTTGTCACCGAGACCATCGAAGATTTATCGCAAACGCTCGCGGGTGTGCCGATTCCGGCGAGGAACTTTCATTGA
- a CDS encoding Y-family DNA polymerase gives MKRVLCVRLPAWPLQRVRNRSLSQTADAKPDPSNAPDKTAWVLYAVNGSRGECVTHCSRLAIDSGVRVGMPVTEARTLLGPIPTHWERADSAADAEELRQLAEWCEQFSPWVGVESSEPADSLLLDVTGCEHLYNGEMNLLKHVRQLFEARHWTVRLAIAETVGAAWALTHGAHSKTAIVPPDTQALRNAILPLPVAALRVDPNVSETLWQLGLKTIGDVAQLPRADLPSRFAVKTVKRLDQVFGQVAESFAPIRPDGVIEAAEAFDWPIADRKTLLVVIERLLDEVLETVSRFQVGITQLQLRIGLEKPLVIGFAQATDLSKHLFGVITSRMERVRLAGPVGAVRLRVTGINRFTERQGHLFEDKNIKAERTAKRELARLMDRLRGRLDEDQLVRPQLQSDPLPEHATGIEPITSISLKPDSSTQPMPSEFTPLSRPLTMFPEPQALEVVSVYPDGPPLRLRWQQRNYVINRWWGPERIESGWWRDQQIKRDYYRVETDDGRWFWLFRDNRSNGWFLHGVFD, from the coding sequence ATGAAACGGGTCTTGTGCGTGAGGCTCCCCGCGTGGCCCCTGCAACGGGTCAGGAATCGTTCCCTCTCTCAAACCGCCGACGCCAAACCAGATCCTTCCAACGCACCGGATAAGACGGCATGGGTGTTGTACGCGGTCAACGGTTCACGCGGCGAGTGTGTCACTCACTGCTCGCGATTGGCGATTGACTCTGGCGTTCGAGTCGGAATGCCCGTCACGGAAGCCCGAACTCTTCTGGGGCCAATCCCCACTCATTGGGAACGAGCCGATTCCGCTGCCGACGCCGAGGAGTTGCGTCAACTCGCCGAGTGGTGTGAACAATTCAGCCCGTGGGTTGGTGTGGAATCGAGTGAACCGGCCGATAGTTTGTTGCTTGATGTGACTGGCTGCGAACATCTTTACAACGGCGAAATGAATCTGCTCAAACACGTCCGGCAATTGTTCGAAGCTCGCCATTGGACGGTTCGGTTGGCCATTGCGGAAACCGTGGGAGCAGCATGGGCATTGACGCATGGGGCTCACTCGAAAACCGCCATCGTTCCGCCCGATACTCAAGCCCTGCGGAATGCCATTTTGCCGTTGCCGGTGGCTGCCTTGCGAGTCGATCCGAATGTCAGCGAAACGCTGTGGCAACTTGGTTTGAAGACCATCGGTGATGTGGCTCAACTTCCGCGAGCCGATCTGCCAAGTCGATTTGCCGTCAAAACTGTCAAGCGGTTGGATCAAGTATTCGGCCAAGTTGCGGAATCGTTTGCCCCCATCCGCCCCGATGGTGTGATCGAAGCTGCCGAAGCGTTCGACTGGCCAATTGCCGATCGGAAAACGTTACTCGTCGTCATCGAGCGTTTGCTTGATGAAGTTCTCGAAACCGTGAGTCGGTTTCAAGTCGGCATCACGCAACTGCAATTGCGGATCGGGCTGGAAAAACCACTTGTGATCGGATTTGCGCAAGCGACCGATTTATCCAAGCATTTGTTCGGAGTCATCACGTCTCGGATGGAACGGGTTCGGTTGGCCGGTCCGGTCGGTGCGGTGCGATTGCGAGTCACTGGCATCAATCGGTTCACCGAACGCCAAGGCCATTTGTTCGAAGACAAGAACATCAAAGCCGAACGTACCGCCAAGCGGGAATTGGCCCGACTCATGGACCGACTGCGAGGCCGCTTGGATGAAGATCAACTGGTGCGACCGCAGTTGCAATCCGATCCACTCCCGGAACATGCGACGGGTATCGAGCCGATTACGTCAATCAGTTTGAAGCCGGATTCGTCCACGCAACCGATGCCGTCGGAATTCACACCCCTCTCACGACCATTGACGATGTTTCCCGAACCGCAGGCGTTGGAAGTTGTTTCAGTCTATCCCGATGGTCCCCCGCTTCGATTGCGTTGGCAGCAACGAAACTACGTCATCAATCGTTGGTGGGGCCCCGAGCGAATCGAATCGGGTTGGTGGCGGGATCAACAAATCAAACGCGATTACTACCGCGTGGAAACGGACGACGGCCGTTGGTTCTGGTTGTTTCGCGACAATCGTAGCAATGGTTGGTTCCTGCATGGCGTCTTTGATTGA
- a CDS encoding ImuA family protein, whose product MAMLATSSASSKDTVERLRKELRQWERPTSEVPQHDAISTGIAVLDDVLPDSGIGAGEIVEWQTERGGAWLLTMLQLRAVLTARSAGMAVVIDDAKTFSPVAAMLLGVDLDRLIIVRSKSANQAVWVMEQCLRCSGVVAVCGRLGAISETSARRLKLAARTGGGVGLFFRDESRNRQRTGSWSDIRWRVEPVAVSSNLNDFQNAVAGRRLRVELVSCRTGRAGKTVEIDICDETGLVREAPRVAPATGQESFPLSNRRRQTRSFQRTG is encoded by the coding sequence ATGGCAATGTTGGCAACCAGTTCGGCATCATCGAAAGATACTGTTGAGCGGCTGCGGAAGGAGCTTCGCCAATGGGAACGTCCCACGTCTGAAGTTCCGCAACATGACGCCATTTCCACCGGCATTGCGGTCTTGGATGATGTTCTGCCGGATTCCGGGATCGGTGCCGGGGAAATTGTCGAATGGCAGACCGAACGAGGTGGAGCGTGGTTGCTGACCATGCTGCAATTGCGAGCCGTATTGACCGCCCGGTCGGCTGGTATGGCGGTGGTCATCGACGATGCAAAAACATTCTCGCCCGTCGCGGCGATGTTGTTGGGGGTCGATCTGGATCGCTTGATCATTGTGCGTTCCAAGTCGGCCAACCAAGCCGTGTGGGTCATGGAACAATGCCTAAGATGCTCCGGTGTCGTGGCGGTCTGTGGGCGTCTGGGAGCAATCTCGGAAACGTCAGCTCGTCGACTCAAATTGGCCGCCCGAACCGGCGGCGGAGTGGGATTGTTTTTCCGAGACGAATCTCGCAATAGGCAGCGTACGGGGTCGTGGTCTGATATCCGTTGGCGTGTGGAGCCGGTTGCGGTGTCATCGAATTTGAATGATTTTCAGAACGCGGTCGCTGGGAGGCGATTGCGCGTGGAACTCGTTTCTTGCCGAACCGGGAGGGCTGGCAAGACCGTAGAAATCGACATTTGCGATGAAACGGGTCTTGTGCGTGAGGCTCCCCGCGTGGCCCCTGCAACGGGTCAGGAATCGTTCCCTCTCTCAAACCGCCGACGCCAAACCAGATCCTTCCAACGCACCGGATAA